Proteins encoded by one window of Musa acuminata AAA Group cultivar baxijiao chromosome BXJ2-9, Cavendish_Baxijiao_AAA, whole genome shotgun sequence:
- the LOC135622062 gene encoding transcription factor bHLH146-like, with protein MEEKRSKRRRACSPEPNAVVYAGFPCKYVGYLLPALARATSGAKEQNIEQVVRFQVDMALVLSATGFKWSRALKHKLERSDHIIELQRHPIADSIDSKLQLFLPPTVVVPRPLSLSLVRPKSLSRRSYISSSNNSVRGDDEFSRRMRALQRILPGGSEMRPRELLSEVKSYMVCLQLQVNILRTLVEIH; from the coding sequence ATGGAAGAGAAGAGAAGCAAGAGGAGGCGCGCCTGCTCGCCCGAACCAAACGCTGTAGTCTACGCCGGCTTCCCATGCAAATATGTCGGCTATCTCCTGCCAGCTCTCGCGAGAGCCACCTCCGGTGCTAAAGAACAAAATATCGAACAGGTGGTGCGGTTCCAAGTCGACATGGCGCTGGTGCTCTCGGCCACTGGGTTCAAATGGAGCCGCGCCTTGAAGCACAAGCTCGAGCGCAGCGATCACATAATCGAGCTCCAGCGCCACCCCATCGCCGACAGCATCGATTCAAAGCTTCAGCTGTTTCTGCCTCCCACCGTCGTCGTCCCTCggcctctgtctctgtctcttgtTAGGCCAAAAAGCCTGAGCCGGAGGAGTTACattagcagcagcaacaacagcgtCAGAGGGGACGACGAGTTCAGCCGGCGCATGCGAGCTCTGCAGAGGATTTTGCCCGGCGGCAGCGAGATGCGTCCGAGGGAGCTGCTGTCGGAGGTGAAGAGCTACATGGTGTGCCTGCAGCTGCAGGTGAACATCCTGAGGACTCTTGTGGAGATCCACTGA